A single Denticeps clupeoides chromosome 7, fDenClu1.1, whole genome shotgun sequence DNA region contains:
- the LOC114793658 gene encoding LOW QUALITY PROTEIN: volume-regulated anion channel subunit LRRC8D-like (The sequence of the model RefSeq protein was modified relative to this genomic sequence to represent the inferred CDS: inserted 1 base in 1 codon), translated as MFALSELTAPSERQSSCKLLKPWWEVFMDYLVVLMLLVSVLAGTLLLSRDRVLCLPLPSAPSNRSLAPPSGRRTNLDFQQYVYVSQVCYHEALPWYSRFFPYVALLQSLLLLASGCFWLHFPXTSSRIEHFLAILAKCCESPWTSRALSRAARLDHARGLQRRRFSLDSGTDSPLLVRCDSTSTAATSSLSSLSSSGQDPPPQAGRAAPEPPRQPAASLDGSDGEQARGLFERVRRFRAHCERSDVVYKVYIAQTVFKVLQFLLIVSYTGPLLGSLSFTHTCRPRARALTGYSTFQCSHVLASVLRKLVLAYLGLVGLSGLLGLYTLCWICHKSLRQYSFHCLQETVFMLDVPDLHNDLAFLLHMADQYDPLLAQRLSVFLSPVSETQLLEEGVERRWGAERLRSMTSCDAQGRRVLQLVALPRLPPALFTLGQLDVLKLELMADAKLTAQVSSMAALRELHLYHCPAAVEPAALAVLQERLEVLHLTFTQAAEVPGWVYSLHGLQELHLTGRLGCEGGVGRGWAMASLRQLRHLRVLALRGALQRIPAELAEVAGSLVRLEVHNEGARLLVLTGLRRVAGLAELRLQGCRLERLPSALLALAGLRSLDLRRNHLRTLEELLALQHLRRLRSLRLAQNRVLALPASVGVLRGLELLDLSHNQLQSLPPALFTLRRLRRLYLDANLLETLPAEVGALALLAELDLSGNRLERLPPELFSSCVELRCLNVAHNSLCSLPPGVSGLSRLTRLDLRGNSLEELPLEVGCCAGLRGGGLLAEGWLLHSLPQAVRDFLLQPRPRSCSSTEESDTFPAFSTSQWCFLSAAESQI; from the exons ATGTTCGCCCTGTCCGAGCTGACCGCGCCCAGCGAGCGCCAGAGCAGCTGCAAGCTGCTGAAGCCGTGGTGGGAGGTGTTCATGGACTACCTGgtggtgctgatgctgctggtgtCGGTGCTGGCCGGGACCCTGCTCCTGTCGCGGGACCGGGTGCTGTGCCTCCCCCTGCCCTCCGCGCCCTCCAACCGAAGCCTGGCACCCCCGAGCGGCCGGAGGACCAACCTGGACTTCCAGCAGTACGTGTACGTCAGCCAGGTGTGCTACCACGAGGCGCTGCCCTGGTACTCCCGCTTCTTCCCCTACGTGGCGCTGCTGCagtccctgctgctgctggccagcGGCTGCTTCTGGCTCCACTTCC TCACCTCGTCCCGCATCGAGCACTTCCTGGCCATCCTGGCCAAGTGCTGCGAGTCGCCCTGGACGTCCCGCGCCCTGTCCCGCGCCGCCCGGCTGGACCACGCCCGGGGCCTCCAGCGCCGCCGCTTCAGCCTGGACTCGGGCACCGACAGCCCCCTGCTGGTCAGGTGCGACAGCACGTCCACCGCCGCCACCTCCAGCCTGTCCTCCCTGTCCTCCTCGGGGCAGGACCCTCCCCCGCAGGCCGGCCGCGCCGCGCCCGAACCCCCCCGCCAGCCGGCGGCCAGTCTGGACGGCAGCGACGGCGAGCAGGCGCGGGGCCTGTTCGAGAGGGTGCGCCGCTTCCGCGCCCACTGCGAGCGCTCCGACGTCGTCTACAAG GTGTACATCGCCCAGACGGTGTTCAAGGTGCTGCAGTTCCTGCTGATCGTGAGCTACACGGGGCCGCTGCTCGGCTCGCTGTCCTTCACCCACACCTGCCGTCCCCGCGCCCGCGCCCTGACCGGGTACAGCACCTTCCAGTGCTCCCACGTCCTGGCCTCTGTGCTGCGCAAGCTGGTCCTGGCCTACCTCGGCCTGGTGGGGCTGTCCGGCCTGCTGGGGCTCTACACCCTCTGCTGGATCTGCCACAA GTCTTTGAGACAATATTCCTTCCATTGTCTACAAGAGACGGTGTTCATGCTGGACGTGCCGGACCTGCACAATGACCTGGCCTTCCTTCTGCACATGGCGGACCAGTACGACCCCCTGCTGGCGCAGCGGCTCTCCGTCTTCCTGTCTCCGGTGAGCGAGAcgcagctgctggaggagggtGTGGAGCGGCGCTGGGGGGCCGAGCGGCTGCGCTCCATGACTTCCTGCGACGCCCAGGGACGCCGCGTGCTGCAGCTGGTGGCCCTGCCGCGCCTGCCGCCCGCCCTCTTCACCCTCGGCCAGCTGGACGTCCTGAAGCTGGAGCTCATGGCCGACGCCAAGCTGACGGCGCAGGTGTCCAGCATGGCCGCTCTCAG GGAGCTGCACCTGTACCACTGTCCTGCCGCGGTGGAACCCGCAGCCCTGGCGGTGCTGCAGGAGCGCCTGGAGGTCCTGCACCTGACCTTCACGCAGGCGGCGGAGGTCCCCGGCTGGGTCTACTCCCTGCACGGCCTGCAGGAGCTGCACCTGACCGGCCGCCTCGGCTGCGAGGGCGGGGTCGGCCGTGGCTGGGCCATGGCCAGCCTCCGCCAGCTGCGCCACCTCCGAGTCCTGGCGCTGCGCGGCGCCCTGCAGCGCATCCCCGCCGAGCTGGCCGAGGTGGCGGGCAGCCTGGTCCGCCTGGAGGTCCACAACGAGGGGGCGCGGCTGCTGGTGCTGACCGGGCTGCGGCGCGTGGCCGGCCTGGCCGAGCTGCGGCTGCAGGGGTGCCGGCTGGAGCGGCTGCCCTCCGCCCTGCTGGCGCTGGCCGGCCTGCGGAGCCTGGACCTGCGGCGCAACCACCTCCGCACCCTGGAGGAGCTCCTGGCGCTGCAGCACCTGCGGCGCCTCCGCAGCCTGCGACTGGCCCAGAACCGCGTGCTGGCCCTGCCCGCCAGCGTGGGCGTCCTGCGCGGCCTGGAGCTCCTGGACCTGTCCCACAACCAGCTGCAGAGCCTCCCGCCCGCCCTCTTCACCCTCCGCCGTCTCCGCCGCCTCTACCTGGACGCCAACCTGCTGGAGACCCTGCCGGCGGAAGTAGGGGCGCTGGCTCTCCTCGCCGAGCTGGACCTGAGTGGGAACAGGCTGGAGCGGCTGCCGCCGGAGCTGTTCAGCAGCTGCGTGGAGCTCCGCTGCCTGAACGTGGCCCACAACTCCCTGTGCTCGCTGCCCCCGGGCGTGAGCGGCCTGAGCCGGCTGACCAGGCTGGACCTGCGGGGGAACAGCCTGGAGGAGCTGCCCCTGGAGGTGGGGTGCTGCGCGGGGCTTCGGGGCGGCGGCCTCCTGGCAGAAGGCTGGCTGCTGCACTCGCTGCCCCAGGCGGTCAGGgacttcctgctgcagcctcGCCCTCGCTCCTGTTCGTCCACCGAGGAGTCGGACACCTTTCCTGCCTTTTCCACGTCCCAGTGGtgcttcctgtctgcagccGAGTCTCAGATATGA